The Seriola aureovittata isolate HTS-2021-v1 ecotype China chromosome 16, ASM2101889v1, whole genome shotgun sequence genomic interval catcagaatctaatcagttcatccttgagttcaagtgaatgtttgttctAAATCTGAAGAAGATCCATCAAggcgtttctgagatatcgtgttcacgggaatgagacggacggacattctaaaaaacaaaatggctgccgctctgcGTGTCGCCGGCGTGGACGAATAAAAACAAGTCGATGTTTCACTGAGCGAAAGTAAATCTgacgtttcttcttcttcaggacGATATCGTCAATGAAGTGACGGCTGAACATCTGTCCATCTGGCCATCAACGCTCGCCAAGTAAGAACacgtttattattatattattattgtgatgatgatgatgatggtgatgatgatgaaggtgatgatgatgatgatgatgatgatgatgatgatgatgatgatgatggtgatgatgatgatgatgatgatgatgatggtgatgaagatgatgatggtgatgatgatgatgatggtggtgatgatggtgatgatggtgatgatgatgaagatgatgatggtgatgatgatgaagatggtgatgatgatgatggtggtgatgatgatggttatgatgatgaagatgatgaagatgatgatgaagatgatgatgatgatgatggtgtgatgatgatggtgatgatgatgatgatgaagatgatgatggtgatgatgtgatgatggtgatgatgatgaaggtgatgatgatgaagatgatgatgaagatgatgatgatgatgatgatgatggtgatgatgatggtgatgatgatggtgatgatgatgatgatgatgaagatgatgatgatgatggtggtgatgatgatgatgatgatgaagatgatggtggtgatgatgatgatggtgatgatggtgatgatggtgatgatgatgatgatggtgatgatgatgaagatgatggtggtgatgatgatgatgatgatgatgttggtgatgaagatgatggtggtgatgatggtgaagatgatggtggtgatgatgatgatgatgatgaagatggtgatgatgatgatggtggtgatgatgatgatgatgatggtggtgatgatgatggtgatgatgatgatgatgatgatgatgaagatgatggtggtgatgatgatgatgatgatgaagatggtggtgatgatgatgatgatgatgaagatgatggtggtgatgatgatggtgatgatgatgatgatgaagatgatgaagatgatggtggtgatgatgatgatgatgatgatgatgaagatgatgatgatgatgatgatgaagatgatgatgatggtgtgtgttgaGCAGTATCCAGGCGGTGGATGTGGAGGCTGTGGCTGTGACGGTCAAAGAGCTGGTGTCTTACTCTCTCACCCTCAACCCCAACAACCAGTCGTGGCTCATCACACAGGCCGACATCTACTTTGGTAAGAACCTGCAGCTCGGTCACAGGAGACGCTCCGGGAGTAAGACGGAGACTTTGGATTAAACCACTGTTTGACGAGGGTCAAAGACACGAGACAAATATTctatctttattttcttgttacACTTCTAGTTGTTGAATTGCTCGGTAATctttcacagtaaaatgaaaactgaagaaaggaaggcttttattgtgaagcagcagcattaaATCCTGGTGAACATCAGCAGGAAGTGAACATGATCattaatcagtgaaatcaggCCAATGACTCATGAGGGTGAAACTCCACCAACCACAGACACTCAGTGAGAAGCTGCAggaacaaacactgaacatctgGCTGATAAACAACAGTTCAGGAGACATTTGAACACTCCACACTCATccagatgtttcctcctcctcttcttcttctctccatagTGACCAATCAGTACTCTGCTGCCCTGAACCTCTACCTGCAGGCTGGAGCCGTGAGCTCCGACTTCTTCACCAAACCTGTGCCGCCCGACGTCTACACCGACCAGGtggaattaaaattaaaaaaaagtttttctttttaatcaaatcCAGAGAAacttaaattattttctgttcttctttGAATAAATTACAATGATGTAAAAAGATCaacagcctccgtctggatccacgatggtttagtctttatttacttcagatCCTGAACGTCACAGACTTTTATCAGAGGCTGGACTTTACGTCTCACTCActagtcgttagtacgaagcctcgttagcgctgcctcctctctcctgctctctgtgtctcatgttcagttattcctctgcctcctttagtaataattagaataaatataaacatatgtgAACTGTCCTTTGAAATGAATCACGTTGTCTGTTCTGCAGGTTCTGAAGAGGATGATCAAGTGCTGCTCCATGATgaactgtcacacacaggtaGGAGGTGAAACACTCTCAGCACCTGCTTGTTTTAATGTCCCGATAGAAACATGGTGTCAAGACTTTTCCAGCCTCGGAGTCTCATATAGAAAGTATGAGTGTGACGCAGTGGTACATGAAAGATGCCTGGAGCAGACCGGAGACGGTGTTTTGTTTAACCTCGTTTGATGTAAAAAATTTTTctcttaaattaattatttttgctttgtcagCGTTATTCAGTCTCAAGTATTgtcaatatttattattttattttattttgttattttttattaattaattaattttatttttatttatttttatttacttactttaattattttatttttaataaattaataaattttttctcttgtgtgtgCTGTTCGGGTGTCGTTTGTCGTTCTGTTTGTttaaactcaataaaaaaagaaagtatttgACGGAGTGAAACTGGTTTTCCCTCGTTACCTGTCGCCCTCAGGTCGCCGTGCTCTGCCAGTTTCTGAGAGAGGTCGACTACATGACGGCGTTCAAAGCTCTTCAGGAACAGAACAGGTGAGTCGCGGCACGATACGCGTCACATGGTTAACCACCAACAGCTGCTCTGAAACATCTGTAACGTTTCCTTCCGTCACCACAGTCACGACGCCATGGACTCGTTCTACGACTACATCTGGGACGTCACCATCCTGGAGTACCTCACACGTATCCTTCCTGTCAGTCGTCTCCACTTTAATACACTTTATATTACCTCCAGTTCActctgattcttcttcttctccttaaTGCAAGTTCAGATATTCACCACAAACGGGGCGAGACTGAGAAGAGACAAATAGCTGTAAGTCGTTATcgtgtttctgatgtttttttttcaaaataaaagtaaaaatctgttgtttatttttacagtagCTTGTCGCTGACCTTTGATTAACAACCAATAATATCAGCTGTTGGTGAGCTCAGAAACGCAGCAATGCAACActcctttcagaataaaacatcacaatagCTTGATATAAAGaattgctgcaaaaaaaactaGACTTTCTTGcgcttttattttttaggcAAAATtgctaaagaggaagtgattctgcaGCTAACTTGCTGCTCAGATGGCGatctctttcatttattttgaaaaatcttATCTAACTAATCCAGCAGGCCAGATGTTCTTGCTGGCAGGCCAGTTGCCGACCACTGGTGCAGAGACAGGTTTGTTGAACTGTTTCCTGcctcttcacttcctcctcagaTAAAAGCGATCGGACAGACGGAGCTGAACACCAGTAACCCGGAGGAGGTGCTGCAGCTGGCTgcacagaagaggaagaagagattcCTGCAGGCCATGGCCAAACTCTATTTCTAATAGACACGTGAACCACTGTCAGACtgagggggggtggggatgtatattttttattttgtggtagAAAATAAACTTCTATATAAATACAGTTCATTTGTACACTCGtttgaaaataattgcaaaatCAGTTAGTGACCGTGTAATGCCCTGAGTTTTACAACCTGACTGAGAAACAGACGAACTGAAGACGATGCTCTTTATTCAGATGAAGCTTCATCAGGGTTTGAAATAAAGAGCATCTTCGTTCTgagcatcagtgttttcatccgACATTTAGCTTAGATTTAACTCACCAGCTCCAACAGCGTCCTGCTCAACATTTAGACCTGAAGttgttttaaaagattttatctGAACATATTTAATATGCTGCAGAATGAAACAATCAGTCAgtgttaaaatgtcattttctagAAATAACATCACTTACAGCAAataacaatttttaaaaaacatttcttttctgaaTCAAAGCTCAGATTCAGTTTCTAAAATCTTAAGACATAAAAAGCTTTGGCCAAGATTCTATCAAGTACAGAAACATGATCCTGGGTGAAAGTTCAGCGACAGATTCCAGCGTCAAATTAACTCCCATCAAAACTGTTTTCCTGTCCGTCTCAGTCTTTGTTAGTGGGTCATGAACCCTGTGTCCTCCGTGTCCTCCGTGTCCTCTGTTCCCTCCGTTCACAGGTTAATGTCCCACATCTTCTCCATGCTGCTGGGAGGACTGAGGAACGGactgttcacttcctgtccactGGCAACGTCCTAAAATACAAAAGATTCACAGTCTAATCAGTGACTTCAGTGACTGTGAGGACATTTCAGCTTCTATGATGAAATACTGTTTTATCCAATTATTAATTACAGAAgctaattaatgaattaatccTTGTGATTCAATCTGCTGAAACAGATTCAGTTGGATGTGAGTGAACAAAATCATGTTTCTTCACAAATgtctcaataataataataataatgatgataaatcaCATCTTATTATCCCTGTTTgcacatttctacattttaaatattagaCTTTTGTTGATTAGACAtgaattatttcacatttcacacaaagaaaattCAGTTAAAACAATTTATACAAGTTCTTGTtgaaaaacatgatgaataAACTAAGGATTTTTACAATATGGCAGATGTAGGGTCAGTCTatatctgattggctgttcGTTCATGTGATCGATCATGTGATCACTTGAGAGTTGCTCACTCAGCTGAGAACTTTCTTTGTTTAGAGATTTCTCATGAgatcaataaaaacagtttaaatgtgaTGATGTATTTAGAAGAAGAAGTTTCTCTAAAACACTCCCAGAGTTTTCAGGTTCCATTAGAAGCAGATTTCTACAGGAAGGTGAAACTTAAAGAGGCTGTTTGTGAGATTTCGTTTCTTcccaggagcaggtggaggtgacGCTCGCCTGACAGGAGCTCCAATCATCGTTTCCAAGACAACAGGTTATAAtccgtcctctgagcagctacgtcttcaggacgCTTCCTCTAAcctggtcagtaaacagctgctgatgctaacgttagcaaaacgtacaaacagctcctttaaaggtGTGATCACGTCGACATATATATTGATTACTGTCAGCATTAATtaactacagctcccatgagGCTTTGGGATCGACTCCACATGCCGTCGCCCGGGATACTTTAACGTTTTTCCTGAActatcagaagaagaagaagagatgccTCACCAGCATGCTCATGTAGTCTGAGTGTGTCTGGATGTCGTGTCTGTCTTCTTTTGTTCTGGAGAAGTCTCTGAGTGTCGCTCGACCGAACCGACCCACCGACACAGCGAAGGGAGACATCCAGGTGAGACACGGCCGGAGGACGTCTTCAGACAGACCTgagcacagacagactgacagacttaGAAGACCTACACCTTGAACTTTTTCAGTTGTGTCTAGTTTTGATCCGGTCGCGAACAAATTCAGTGTTCGATCTTTTATCCTTTTTCTCAAATCTCACCTGAAACCTTTTCAACTTCTTCCTGTTGGAGGAAGTGACACAGGACTGAAGCGGCCAGCACTCGATACTGGAAGTCCAGAGAGTTTATGTTGAGGACACAAAGATCTAGAAGCTGACGGGGACAGAGGAGAAGACGTGTTTGACGTGAGTGATTAAagcagtgacacacaaacagtcgTTTAGctcctgcagctggaaacatcaACATGTGACTCAAGTACAAACACTTGTCTGAGGTTGgatgcagcagcacaggagCGACCTCTGACCCTCTTCATGTCTTACAGCACAATGAAACTCCACACAACACAATCTTTGTGAAGCTTCACGTCACATCCGTCTAAACTGAGTCACAAGCCGAATCCCGTCCGAACACCTACTCGTGTCATTTGGACGTAGGCGTCGTGAGGAAACTGTGGCTCCAGCAGGTCAGAGTTGACGTTCATCGACGCCACCTGGAGGTAAAGCTTCAGCCAGGACACGGCTGTTTCAGGACAAAGGTTCCAACGTAACGCCTGGAAAACAGCATTATGAACAAACTGAAGCTCTCttattgattattaataaaGAACGAGGAATCTAAAATGTCGGCAATACTTCTGACAGTTTTACCTTCAAAATGATTAACTCCATTTGAAGGATCTCGTCCTCGTAGTACGTCCCTGCAGTCACATAGGCCATCTGTGAGAGCTTTGGAGGACGGGCTTCCTGcagggaaataaaacacactgatattgaaagtgaaataaaaacagaacagttttCGTTCCCACCAATGAAACGACTTGAAAAGATCCGGAAAGATTCAGATTTTATGAAATGCTATTGAACCGcatccagagaaaaacaaaacatgaaaccaTGGTGATAAAGATCATGTTGTGAAGCTTCGGCTCTAGTTGCTTGTGAATAACTGAATGCAGTTGTTTCCTCTTCGCAGCTTTATCTGAGCCGTTCACATTTGTTGGATGAGGGACGTTTGTCGACGTGTTGTGAACCTGATGTCGTCTCTTCTCACTGTACGGCACcgttttatttaatttagtcTTAAGATGTTTAGGCCCTGACCCCTCCCTGTTCGTCCTCACCTCCATCTTTGCAGCTATAAACAGACAGGTGATCCCTATGAGCTGCAGGACGCGCTTCTCAACGTCGCTCTGTGTCAACATGAAGCGGTCGAAGTAATCCTGAGCCAGGTAGAACGTCTGCCGGTGAAGAGTGTACGCGtcactcacctaaaacaaaccaacagagaaAACATTGTTGGTGCACTCTGTCATGTGACAATGTGCTGCctgtaatgaatgaaaaacattatgTGTAAAGAGGTTTCGAGAACTTGCCTCAATCAACCAGTCGAGGAGGATGGATCTCATTCTGGGTTTTATGGTCGGGTGTTTCTGCATGAAGCTTTTACTGTGTCTGTAATTCTGCTCCTTGCCGACCATCTTCAGCCACACATCTTCAGAAGAGCCCCATCTGtaacatgggaaaaaaaacatttatcaaactgTCCACAACAGGAAGTAATCAGCCAACTGCGGCTAAATAACGTGTGATAGTTACCCGAGATGAGGCAGCGGCGACGGCCGGACCAGAGCGTCTCTGCCAGGGAGAACTTGGTAGACCGGCTCGTCACAGTCGATCCTGACTCTCTTCTCAGGACTCTCGATGACAGTACACGGCTTGGTGACACCTTCAAGTACCAGCTGgttctgaaaagaaaatacatggaTATTTACATACTGCAGGTAAAAGatgtgcatttttgttttgttgtttttagtctCAGCTGTGATGATGCAGGTCTGAGTTCAGGTTTCGCGGTTTTAGAagaattctgtttttttttttttgttctgggAACTTCCTCATTTTACTTCAAAAAAAGTTCAGaggtttattcatttatctattttgTGGCCTTGGCCTGACGGGGCCACACCtgtgcaaaaacaacacaaagaaatggtaaaatggaagaaagagaaatgaaatacCTTCTCACACTGCAGCTTTGACAGGGGCTGAACCTTTTTCCTGTTGCTTTGCTGCAAAGAAaagttgttttcagtttatgtCAGACCATCTAGAAAATGCTTGTCAATTATAGCCATATATTATATCCTTTTTAATAATAGTTTGTATGGGCTCTTACCTTAGAAACTTTCTGCCCTGGAGCATTTTCAGATCTCTTCTGCAGGCGACCGCTGCAGAGACATGAAACTGAATTCAACATGGAGCTGGAGACTTGACAACAGCCCAACAACCAGTGGAGTTAAAACAATAATTCATAAAGCAACAAGAGAGGTCATTACCTTTGTCTAGTCATGGCTGTGGCTTCTTCTGTCtgtaaaacacaagcaaaatcAGGAAGGAAAACCAGGAAGTTACAGTAACCCTCAGATGAAAATGACAGCCGttaaccagcagctgcagcacaaaacacacgctgatgaaaaccacaaataaaccTGCTGCATCCTACCACGGATTTTTATCATCATGTATCCACAACACACTTCATCATATCGCGCCAATAAGATTAATAAGCGCGTAAACCGACCACGCTCCGCTGCCTTCATCCACCCAAACACAACCCTGCTGCTAAAACTTCAACCTGAGACTCTTTACATCacctgtatttttatttccggcatattttacatttgcatgAGACAAAACGAAAGAGAAGAGcacaaagaggcagagagagtcCAGAGGTTCTGCCtcctgcagcaacaacacaaagacCCAGGGAGGACATTTTGTCCTAAGTACAAATGATGAAGTCCCTTCAGTGTAACACTAACCCACGGCCTCATCATTACCAGCaattaaacagttaattaaCAGTTATCTATTTTATCATTTGTGCGCCACGACcagtaatttaattattattcgttatataattattattaatcatcatcactttacagaaccaggagctgcagaggaCACTTCACCAAGTTTAACCCGAGCAGATGTTAAACTGTGATTTCCTGCTTCCGGTACAGAAATATGAGTTTTTAAAACATCAGTCCGCCGTCACTATATAACAACTTTAAGCtagttaacgttagctaacttaaCACAACCAGCCGGAGCACGAACAAACAACAGACTTCACCGACTCGCCGTCAAAATAAAACGCAGCTAGCATCAGTGTGAGAACTCACAGCTGTTCACACTTCACTGACAAACGGCCCAGAAGCGTTAGAGATAAAACACTGAGCTAAAGAGACTGAATAACTCTCAACATTAGCTTCTTACCTTCCTCGGCTCAGAGTCCAAATCAAACTTGCCTCCAGTCGCTGCTGGCGCCAACTAATGCGTTCGTGACACATTGCGCATGTGTATGAATACTGCCAACCCCGAACTATTCtcttcaaaaatacatttaagtCTAAGATAATTGGCTGTGACAGTGTTTCCATAAtcgtttttatttcaaatacatcccgtttttttttttgttttaaccgCCTTATTAACGATATGAACTCGCTAAACCGACAACTAAACTGAGAAACTGTCGTTTTATGAGCGTGATTCAGTTTGTTTAAATCATATGTTTAGTGTAAGTATTAATaaatctttgttgttgttagaaaatgtgtgtaaacCGCATAAATTTTACATGAACTTCaacttttctttgttcttttattttgttggatTTCCGGGCGGCCGGCGGTGGGCGGAGCTGTAGAACAGGACAGCCAATAGAAGAGAGAGTTGAGTTGAGCGCGTGCTCATGCAGCCGGATGTAAACAAAGCAGGGAGCTGTCAACGCGTAAGTCCCCGAATTTATTAATATGTTCATGTGGAAAACTGTTTTAATCAATGttaatatgtttgtgtgattaACTGTTTCacatatatagatatttatttataaaaataataataaatacaaaaaaaaaatgtattaaaagtCCCACTAACACACTCACCACCCCTCTCTTTATACTTACTGAATTACTATTTGGAGTTtccatatttaatttattcaactGTCGACTCATGTTCttaaaaacatttcccaaagtGAAAGTCTAAGTGCCGTTTACATTAAACATGATCAACGTTATAGACGATAAATCGTTTCCTTCTCAGTTTCTCATCAGCCGTTTATCTGCGCGTGGTTTTACAAATGCAGAATATTCACGGTCCGTTTCAGTGACAGATaaaacaaactttgtttttcctgaaacCATCCTGGTTAAAAGACGCTCCCTGTAGACAACAGGTAATGTCGCCCTCACCTGGAGAAAGGTAGAATCAGGTCACCAGCATGGACTCTATATAAATATCACCAGGCTGATGAACTTAGAGTTTATATCTTCTATCTTAGACTTAATATGACTACCAGACTGTTAACAGAACATCgtgtattattttaataatattattcccttacatggaaaacaaaagaacCTTTTTGCATCATTAGATTCGAAACAAGCTGCAAGTACAATATGTTTctgatgtaataaaataaaggaCTGAGTTAACGATAGCATTCAGTAGTGAAAGTTTTTGTATCATGAATGGTGTTTGGGTGCTGATATCTGTTtcattcacttcctgttttaaacGCTGGTAAATGGGAAGATCTATCAAGTGAATGTAGAGGGAACTAGAGAGGAAGCTGTGACAGATTGAGTCTGACGTTCAACTCTGAGCACAAACAACAGAAGCTGTTTAACTTTCTGTCAACAACATGAAGCTGGTGAAATACTTTTTAATGATCCATCTGAGCTGTGTCTGTCAAGGTAATGTTCacagttttatacatttataaatattttatttagaaGTTTTTCACAAACAGCC includes:
- the LOC130183724 gene encoding G1/S-specific cyclin-E2-like, with the protein product MTRQSGRLQKRSENAPGQKVSKQSNRKKVQPLSKLQCEKNQLVLEGVTKPCTVIESPEKRVRIDCDEPVYQVLPGRDALVRPSPLPHLGWGSSEDVWLKMVGKEQNYRHSKSFMQKHPTIKPRMRSILLDWLIEVSDAYTLHRQTFYLAQDYFDRFMLTQSDVEKRVLQLIGITCLFIAAKMEEARPPKLSQMAYVTAGTYYEDEILQMELIILKALRWNLCPETAVSWLKLYLQVASMNVNSDLLEPQFPHDAYVQMTRLLDLCVLNINSLDFQYRVLAASVLCHFLQQEEVEKVSGLSEDVLRPCLTWMSPFAVSVGRFGRATLRDFSRTKEDRHDIQTHSDYMSMLDVASGQEVNSPFLSPPSSMEKMWDINL